The sequence GCGCTAGTGAAGGGGTTTGCGTTCTGGCCGCAGTTGGCGATGGGCCAGCCGCCGCTGTCGCCCGCCCAGCAAACGCAGGTGGCCGAGTCGGCGGTAGAGATGTTTCTGGGGCTTTACGGGCGCGACTGAGCGCCGCCCCCAAGGCGGCCGGCCGTGGACTGACGGAGCCCTTTACTCGGAAGCATTGGTGTCGGTCGCACCGCAGCTCTTCCGCGTACCCATGCGCACCTGACGCGCTCCGTATGTGAGGCGCTCAGTGGCCCCTGTGTGCACTCATGGTCGAGCGCGCAATGCCCACGCACACCCGCAGGATATCGACACTGCACGCATTGCATATCGCCGGTTACATGCAGCACTGCGCAATGCTGCAAGTGACTGGCTCAACCGGCGGTAGGCACCGCGGTGCGGCACTTATCTCGCGCAATGCGGTTCACGCGTCCCCAGCGTCCTGTGCCCAGACCGCCAGCGCATATCCGTGCGGATCGGTGAAGTGGAAACGGCGTCCACCTGGGAAGGCCAATACCGGCCGCGTGATGAGGCCGCCGGCCGTTTCGATACGCGCCTGCGTGGCTGCCAGATCGTTGGAAGCCAGCACCACCAGCGCGCCGCCCGGCTGCGGTGTGCCGTGGAAGAACCCGCCAGTGAGCCGGCCATCGCGGAACTCGCAATAGTCCGGGCCGTACTGCTGAAAGGTCCAATCGAACGCCGCGCCATAAAACGCCTTGGCCACTTCGATCGAGGTGACTGCAAATTCGAGGTAGTCGATGCGGTGATGCTGGTCGCTGTGGTGCATGGGGATCTCGCGTGTCGGTGGCTGCACAGCATGGACCGCGATGCGCGCACCGGCTTGGCGAAAACGGCCATCAACGCGCGTGCTGCTGTACCAGTTCGCGCGGGCTCAGACTGGCAAGCTGGCGCGCATCGCGCACCGGATGCGGTGCATCGCCGTAGCCTGCTTCCAATGCGGCAGCGGTGGGCGTGGAATAGTGGCCAGCCAGTCTTAAGAAGCGCTGCAAGCGCAGGATGCGTTGCAGGGTCTTGGGGCCGTAGCCAAATGCCACGTGGCAACGCCGCCGTAGCTGGCGTTCGCTGATGCCCAGCGCTGCGCACAACGCGGGCACACGCAGTTCTGCGTGGTCGGCCAGCTGCGCGAAGATCCACGCCATCTGCCGGTCCACCGGCACGCTGTGTAGCCGACACAGTGCATGCAAGGTAGGCAAGGCATCGCCACCCTCGCGCAGCCGCTGTTGCCAGTGGCTGCCGCGGGCACCCCACAGCGCGTCCAACGCCACGCGCTGGTCGGCAAGCTGGTGGAGCGGCACGCCGAGCACGCCAGTGGCTGCACCGGCGCTCAGGCGTACGCCGGTGAGCACGTTTCCTGACGCCACGCACGCCATGTTCGCGGTGTGGTCGGGGCCGGCAACGAACAACGCACGGCCATCCCAGATCAGATCGACACATCCATCCGGCAACACCCGCACCGGTGCGCTTGCCGCACCTTGCCGATAACGCCAGCTGCAGCGCAGCTGCGTCACCAGGTCTGGCGGCGGTGGAAGTTGTGCGTAGCGCGATGCAATCTCTGGAGGCATGGAGGCAGGAGTGGGCAGTGCCGCTGAGGGAAGTGCCGGTGCGCGGAGACAGGATGGCGACTAGGATGCGCGGCGAGGCGCTTCCGCTGGATGGCTAGGATCAAGCAGCGTGTCACGCCGTTAGCCGCAGCACGACGCAACACGCAGCTGGGATTCGGCAACCACGCTATGTGATTACTGTGCCTGCTGTCGTCAACGCCAGGACAGCAGCGCCCGAGATGGCGCTCAGTGACCCGGGCGTCCACCCTCCAGAGCAACGGTGTCCACCGCAAGCCGCCGGCGTTGAAACCACGCCACCAGCGGCGATGTCATCACTGTGGTGATCAAGGTCATGCCGAACAACAACGTAAACAGGTCCGGCCCGATCACGCCGCTATCGAGCCCGATCTTGATCACCACCAGCTCCATCAGGCCGCGTGCATTCATCAGCGAGCCCACGGTGAGGCTGTCGCGCCAATCGTGCCCGCTCAGCCGCGCGCCCACTGTGCAGCCGGCCAGTTTGCCGGCAACCGCCACGCCGATCACCAGCAGGAAACCGGCGATCCCGGCGCCGGCAAACGCACCGGGGCTGGTGGCTTGGCCGGCCACGGCAAACAGCACCGGCATCAGCAAGGTGATGGCCAGCGGCTCGATGCGCCCTGCCAGCTGGTCCAGCAAGCGGTCTTCGCGTGGCAGGCAGATACCAAACAAGAACGCACCGAAGATGGCGTGCAACCCGATCCATTCGGCCACCGCCGCGCAGCCCAGCAGGCCGATCAAGACCCACACCAGCGCAGTCGCTGCATAGCTGCCATCGTATGCATGTGGCTTGAGCAGCCGCGCATACGCGGGCTTGAGCACGCCGAAGACAAGCGCGATTAGCGCCAGCGCGCCCAACGCAGTAAACGCCACGCCGCCGTGCGCATGGGTGCCGGTCAACGTGAGCACGATCGCAAGGAAGATCCACACTGTGGCGTCGTCGATGACCGCTGCGCCCAGTGCCAGTCGGCCGGCCGGTGTGCGCGTCATGTTGCGGTCCTTGAGGATGCGCGCCAGCACCGGAAACGCGGTGACCGACATCGCCGCCGCAATGAACAAGGCGAATGGCCAAAGGCGCATGCCTTGCGGCGCAAAACGCGCGAACAGCCACGGCGCGGCCGCCAGGCCAAGCAGCAATGGCAGCACGATGCCCGACACACCGACCAGTACCGACGAGCGCACTTGTGCCTTGGTGCCTTCGGGCGCGCGCAGCTCCACGCCGACGATGAACATGAAAAGCACCACGCCAAGGTTGGCCAGGCCCGATAGCGGCGGCAAGCTCTCGGCCGCGAACAGCGCGCCATGCAGATCCGGCAACCACGTGCCGAACGCGATCGGGCCCAGCAACAGGCCCGCGGCCATTTCACCGATGACTGGCGGTTGTCCTATCCGCCGTAGCAGCGCACCGCACAGGCGCGCCACGCACAGGATCACTGCCAACTGCACCAGCAACAACGTGGTTGAGTTCATCGCGTCAGCTTTCCATTGGTTGAGTTAGCTGGGCCCGCATGGAGCACCTTGCACGGCGTTGCCGGTTCCCGTCGCGTACTGCACGCGCAGGTCTCGCTCGTTGCCGCAGGATGCCGAGTTTATGCCGCCCTGGACGATGCGTCGCATCAAACACGCAGCCATTGCGCACGATGCATTGCGCATACGCGTGGCGATTGATGGCCACCTTCAACGCGCTCTTGTAGCGCTTGCTGATTTTGTTGCACGGCACAGAGCCTGCCGCGCACTTGTCACCTAATGTGCCTTCAACAGTGGAGCGGATGAGGTGCCCACGCACAGCGAACGCAAGAGTCAACTTGGAGCCTGCCGTGCACGCCTTATCGTTCCGAATCACCGCTTTCGTCGTACCCGCGCGGCGTGAACAGATCCGGTTGGATCAACTCGATAAACGCGCGTGCCTGCGGCGACAGATACTTGCCCTTGCGCACCACAACGCCATAGCTGCGGGTGGGGAAATATTCCTTGAGCGAGCGTGTGGCCAGTTTGTCGCGATCGGCATCGGTCACGCAGATCGCGGTGACGATGGAAATGCCCATGCCCATCGCCACATACTGCTTGATGACCTCCCAGCCGCCCACTTCCAGCGCTACCGTGTAAGGCACGCGGGCCTGCTGGAAGATCAGGTCGACCAGGCGGTAGGTGACCTGCCGGCGCGGCGGCAGGATCAGCGGATACGGCGACAGATCCTGCAGCGACACGTTGGCCTTGCGCGCCAGCGGATGGTCGGGCGGGGTGATCAGCAGTTGCTCGAAGCAATACACCGGCGCGTAGTTGAGGTCGGACGGCACATCCAGCATCGAGCCGACCGCCAGATCCACCGCGTCCTCGCGCAGCAGGTCGGTGCCATCGGCGCTGATCGCATTATGCAGGGTCAGGCGCACGTCCGGGTGGCGCGCGCGGAAGTTCTCCACGATGCGTGGCAGCAGGTACAGGATGGTGGAGCTGTTGGCGGCAATGGTGAGTTCGCCGGTATCCAGCCCGCGGACCTTTTCGCGAAAGCTGGCCTCCAGCCCGTCCAGGCTCTCCACCAGCGGCAGCGCCATGTCGTACAGCAGCTGGCCCTCGCGGCTGGGCGCCAGGCGTCGCCCGGAACGCTCGAACAAGGGCACGCCCAGATCGCGCTCCAGCGCCTGCAGCTGCAGCGTCACCGCTGGCTGGCTGACGTAGAGCGCCTCAGCCGCCCGTGAGACTGAGCCAAGGCGCACCGTCTGGCAGAACGCCCGAAGGGGCTTGAGCCGGTCGGATTTGTAGGAAAATCGAGGGGTTGGCACCATGGTGGATCAGATTTCGAGCTAAATATAAGCTTGGCTTATTTACAGCATTGATAAAACTGCTTTGTCAAATAGTTGCCGACGGCGCACGGTGCAGGTTCGGATGCACAAGGACCTCCACATGTCTGCCACCGCTTTCGCTTCCCGTCCCACCGCCCATGCCACGCCCGGTCTGTCACTCACCACCCAGGTCGCAGGGCAGGCGGAACTGTTGCCGCCGGCTGCGCTGGCGCTGCTGGTCTCGCTGCATCGGGCGATTGAGCCTGGCCGCCAGCAGCGTCTGACCCAGCGGCGTGCCCGCCAGGCCGCCTTCGATGCCGGCCAGCTGCCGGACTTCCGTGCCGACACCCGGGCGATCCGCGCCGGCGACTGGCGCGTGGCCGCGCTGCCGGCGGCGCTGCAGGACCGCCGTGTGGAGATCACCGGCCCGACCGATCCGAAAATGGTCATCAACGCGCTGAACTCCGGCGCCAAGGTGTTCATGGCCGACTTCGAAGATTCCACCGCGCCCACCTGGCGCAACCTGCTGGCCGGCCAACGCACCCTGGCCGCCGCGGTGCGTGGCGATCTGAGCTTCGATGCCCCCAACGGCAAGCATTACGCACTGCGCCCGGAAGCCGAGCGTGCGGTGCTGATCTTGCGCCCGCGTGGTTGGCACCTGGACGAAAAGCACGTGCTGATCGACGGTCAGCCGCTGGCCGGCGGCCTGTTCGACGCGGCGCTGTTCGCCTTCCACAATGGCCGCGCGCTGCTGGCCAAGGACCGCGGCCCGTATCTGTACCTGCCAAAGCTGCAGAGCATGGAAGAGGCCGCGCTGTGGGAGACCGCGCTGGCGCATATCGAAGCGATGCTCGGCCTGCCGCACGGCCAGATCAAGGTGACCGTGCTGATCGAAACGCTGCCGGCGGTGTTCGAGATGGACGAGATCCTGCACGCGCTGCGTGACCGCATCGTCGGGCTCAATTGCGGGCGTTGGGACTACATCTTTTCGTATCTCAAGACTTTTCGGGCGCACCGCGACCGCGTGCTGCCAGAGCGTGGCCAGGTCACCATGACCCAGCCGTTTCTGAAGGCGTATTCGGAACTGCTGATCAAGACCTGTCACCGCCGCGGCGCACATGCGATGGGCGGGATGGCGGCACAGATCCCGATCAATCACGATGAGGCTGCCAACGAGCAGGCCATGGCCCGGGTGCGCGCCGACAAGCTGCGCGAAGTGACCGCCGGCCACGATGGCACCTGGGTGGCGCATCCGGCGTTGATTCCGGTGGCGATGAAACTGTTCGACGAGCACATGCCGACGGCCCATCAACATCATGTGTTGCGCAACGATGTGCAGGTGACGCGCGACATGTTGATCGCGCCGTCTGCCGGCACCGTTACCCGCGCCGGCTTCGAAGGCAATGTCGAAGTCTGCGTGCGGTATCTGGCCGCCTGGCTGGAGGGCAATGGCTGCGTGCCGATCCACAACCTGATGGAAGACGCCGCCACCGCAGAAATCAGCCGTGCGCAGCTCTGGCAGTGGCTGCATCACGGCCAGCACCTGGACGACGGCACCGCCATCGATCAACCGCTGCTGCAGGCAACCTTGCGCGCATTGCCCGCACGGTTGGGCGCAACCCCGGCACTGCCTGGCGCAGCGCGCATCGACCAGGCGATTGCGTTGCTGGAAGAACTCAGCCGTGCGGATGAACTGGCGGACTTTCTCACTGTGCCGGCGTACCACTTGATCGACTGAGCACAGCGTTGCAACGCCGCCTCGCACGGCGTCGCTGCACTCCTCACCTCCACGCAGACACCGCCCGTTGCGCGCATGCGCAGCGACGGCCTCGCCATGCCGCATGCCGTGCCATGCACGGTTTCCTCCCTCGTTCCAATCCGTCGTCCCTCTTCAGGAGAACGCAAGATGAGCACCACACTGCAAAGCGCCGAACAACTGCAGCAGGACTGGACCACCAACCCGCGCTGGGCCGGCATCACCCGCAACTACACCGCCGCCGATGTGGTGCGCCTGCGCGGCACCGTGCATGTGGAGCACTCGCTGGCGCGCCTGGGCGCGGACAAGTTGTGGGCCTCGCTGCACGCCACCCCGTTCGTCAATGCGCTGGGCGCGCTGACCGGCAACCAGGCGATGCAGCAGGTCAAGGCCGGCCTGAAGGCGATCTATCTGAGCGGCTGGCAGGTGGCAGCCGATGCCAATCTGGCCGGGCAGATGTATCCGGACCAGTCGTTGTACCCGGCCGATTCGGTGCCGGCGGTGGTCAAGCGGATCAACAACACCTTGCTGCGTGCCGATCAACTGCATCATGCCGAAGGCAACGACGCCATCGACTTCCTGCAGCCCATCGTGGCCGATGCCGAAGCCGGTTTTGGCGGCGTGCTCAATGCGTTCGAGCTGATGAAGGCGATGATCGAAGCCGGCGCTGCGGGCGTGCATTTCGAAGATCAGCTGGCATCGGTCAAGAAGTGCGGCCACATGGGGGGCAAGGTGCTGGTGCCCACGCGCGAAGCCATCGAGAAATTGAACGCCGCGCGCCTTGCCGCCGACGTGTTGGGTGTGCCGACGGTGCTGATTGCGCGCACCGATGCCGAAGCGGCGGATCTGATCACCAGCGACGTGGACGCCAACGATCAGCCGTTCACCACCGGGCAGCGCACCGTCGAAGGCTTCTTCAAGACCCGCAACGGCTTGGATCAAGCGATCAGTCGCGGGCTGGCGTACGCACCGTATGCGGACCTGATCTGGTGCGAAACCGGCAAGCCGGATCTGGAATTCGCACGTGCGTTCGCACGCGCCATCCATGCCAAGTTTCCGGGCAAGTTGCTGGCCTACAACTGCTCGCCCAGCTTCAACTGGAAGAAGAATCTCGACGATGCCACCATTGCCAAATTCCAGACCGAGCTGGCGAGCTATGGCTACAAATTCCAGTTCATTACACTGGCCGGTTTCCACGCGCTCAACTACGGCATGTTCCATCTGGCGCACGGGTATGCCCGCCGCCAGATGAGCGCCTTCGTGGAGTTGCAGCAAGCCGAATTCGAGGCAGCACAGATGGGCTTTACCGCGGTCAAGCATCAGCGGGAAGTGGGCACCGGCTATTTCGATGCGGTGACGCAGGCGATCCAGCAGGGGCAGTCGTCCACCACTGCGCTGCGCGGCTCCACCGAAGAAGAACAGTTTCACGGCGAGAAGGCGGCCTAGCCTGCAGCGGGCTGCCCACGTTTCGCCACCCCGGGAGGGGGAGAGGGCTCGGGAAACCGAGCCCTTTTTTTTCGCGCAATACCCGTCATTTCGTCTCTTGAATTGTGAGAATCAGTGTGATCTGGTACTGAACAAGGGGGTCCTGTAGGATTTATCCATGGGCTAACGTTGCAGGCCGGCCTAAGGAAACAGGATGACTTGCCACAACACCTCAGGCGCAGTTGAGCCGACGGGAAGCGTTGCCAAGACGCTCTCGGACGGGCTGCATGCGTTGATGACCGCTGACGAACTGGCGTTTTTCGCCCGTTTTGGCCGTACCCGTGAGCTTCCCGCAGGCCAAGCGCTGTTCGAGCGCGGCGCGATCGGCACGCAGATGTTCATCGTGGTCAGCGGCCAGATCGACCTTGATTTCGGCGAGGACCTGATGCTCAAGCATCTGGGCCCGGGTGAATTTTTTGGCGAGCTCGGCCTGTTGATCGGCGATCACGCGCGTAGCGCCGGTGCCAGCGCATCCATGGACAGCCGCCTGATTGAGCTGGCGCACGACGATTTCCAGCGGCTGGTTGACCACGACCCTTCGATGGTGGCGCATTTTTTGCGCCGCTCTATCGTGCGCGTGGTCAACAACGAGCAGTTGCTGATCCGTCAGCTACGCCGGCGCAACCACGATCTGGAAGCGGCACTGGACAATCTCTACGTCACCTCGCACCAGCTCAACCACACCGAAGAACTCAGCCGGACCGACGAACTGACCGGTCTGCACAATCGGCGCGGTCTGGCGCTGTACCTGCAGGAATGCCGACGAGCCGGCAACGTGCCGGGTGTCGGGCTGATCCTGATCGACTGCGACCGCTTCAAGCGCATCAACGACGAGTTTGGGCATCTCGCCGGCGACCGCGTGTTGCAGAACGTGGCGCACGCGTTGCGCTCGGTCATCGCCGAGGGCGATCTTGCCTGCCGTCTCGGTGGCGACGAATTCTGTGTATTGGTGGCGCAAGGCACCCCGGAGCTGGTGCACCACATCGGCGAATGCATCGTGCGCGCGGTGGAAGCGCGCCTGTGCAACAACCAGAGCGAGCAAGGCTGCTCGGTCAGTGTTGGCCTGTGCATGATTGACGCGGAGGCGGCCTGGAACGACTGGTACACGCTCGCCGACAGCGCCTTGTACGAAGCAAAGCGACAAGGCGGCAACGTGCTGTGCATGCAAGACACGCTCGCCGTGACGACCGCGTCGCTTCCCGGCATTGCGCCAGAACCGGATACTCGCTGAGCAATGAGCGCCCGCACCCACGCACGCAAGGACGCGTCGTCGGAAGCGATCCAGGCGCCGCGTCTGCGCACCTTGTTGCTGACCGATCTGTGCGATTCGACCGCGCTGGTCGAACGCATCGGCGACAACGCCGCCGCAGCCCTGTTCCGCGAACACGACCGCCTGGTGGTCAAGCTGCAGCAGCAGTGGCGCGGCCGCCTCATCGATCGTTCCGACGGCTTGCTGTTGTTGTTCGACCGTCCCATCGACGGGCTGGGCTTTGCGCTGGATTACGCGCGCGGGCTCAAGGCGATGAGCGATGCCCACACGCTCACCCTGTGCGCACGCCAAGGCCTGCACGTCGGCGAGGTGCTGACTTGGCGCAACAGCGACGAAGCAGTGAGCATCGGGGCCAAACCGCTGGAAGTCGAAGGCCTGGCCAAACCGACCGCCGCACGCCTGATGTCGATGGCGCGCCCCGGGCAGATCCTGATCTCGGCAGTGGCCGAATCGTTGACCCATCGCGCCGCGCGCGAACTGGGCGAGCGGGTCGAACGCATCCTGTGGAAATCCCATGGCCGCTGGCGTTTCAAAGGCGTGCCCACGCCGATGGAAATCTACGAAGTCGGCGAAGTCGGCCTGACCCCGTTGCGCATCCCGAAAAACTCCGCCAAGGCCTGGCGCGACGTGCCGCTGTGGCGACGGCCGGCGGCGCTGGTTGCCGAGGTTTGCGTCGTGCTGGCGGTGGGCATCGCGATCTGGTTCTTTGTTCGTCCCCAACCGGCGATCGCATTCGCAAATCGTGACTGGGTTGTCGTGGGCGATGTCCGCAACCTCACCGGCAATACGTTGCTGGACAGTACCCTGGAGCAGGCGCTGCGGATCAGCCTGGAGCAATCGCGCTATGTCAACGTGCTGAGCGACATGAAGGTGCGCGATACAGTGACGCGAATGCAGCGCGACCCCAATTCGCTGGTGATCGATCGCAGCATTGCCTCGGAAGTAGCGCTACGCGATGGCGCTAGCGCTGTCATTCTTCCGACCGTGGCCGAGATCGGTGGAAAACTACGTTTCAGTGTAGAGCTGGTGGACCCACGCACACAGACCACCGTGCACTCGGAATTCGTGCAGGGCGAGGGATTGCAATCTGCGTTGTCCTCGGTCGACCAGATCACCCGAAAGCTGAGGCTGGGCCTGGGCGAGCTGGTGGCTTCAGTCGACAAAAATTCCATCCCGCTTCCTGCAGTCACGACGTCAAGCCTAGATGCGTTACGTGCTTACGCACTCGGTGTGGATGCAACTGCTCAAGCACAATGGCGCGAGGGGCTTGAACTGTTCGATCGCGCCGTTGCCATCGATCCCACGTTTGCCCTGGCATACCTGGGAGCGGCGCGGATCAAGGTTGCCGTGTCAGATCGCCGTGGTGCACTTCCTTACCTGGACAACGCGATTCGCTACCGCTCGCGCCTTCCCGAACGTGATCAGCTGTACCTGGATGCCTGGGTGGCAGAGTTGCGCACCGTCAACAAGGCACTGCCATTATGGAGAACCTTGGCATCCCTCTACCCGGACAACTTTGCCGGTGCCGCCAATACGTCCTGGCATCTGTTCGTGGCCAATCGTTTTGCCGATGCGTTGCCGTATGCCCGCGCCGCCGACGTCGTGCAGGATCCCATGCGGTCCATTGCCTCGGATCGTGTCGGAAGGATTCTGCTAGCGCAAGGGATGACAGCGGAGGCGCTGCAACAGTTCGAGCGCTCCGGTGACGGAGATCTCGCCGGTCCGTTGAGGCGCAAAGCCAATGTGTTGG comes from Xanthomonas vesicatoria ATCC 35937 and encodes:
- a CDS encoding cation:proton antiporter, with protein sequence MNSTTLLLVQLAVILCVARLCGALLRRIGQPPVIGEMAAGLLLGPIAFGTWLPDLHGALFAAESLPPLSGLANLGVVLFMFIVGVELRAPEGTKAQVRSSVLVGVSGIVLPLLLGLAAAPWLFARFAPQGMRLWPFALFIAAAMSVTAFPVLARILKDRNMTRTPAGRLALGAAVIDDATVWIFLAIVLTLTGTHAHGGVAFTALGALALIALVFGVLKPAYARLLKPHAYDGSYAATALVWVLIGLLGCAAVAEWIGLHAIFGAFLFGICLPREDRLLDQLAGRIEPLAITLLMPVLFAVAGQATSPGAFAGAGIAGFLLVIGVAVAGKLAGCTVGARLSGHDWRDSLTVGSLMNARGLMELVVIKIGLDSGVIGPDLFTLLFGMTLITTVMTSPLVAWFQRRRLAVDTVALEGGRPGH
- the aceB gene encoding malate synthase A, coding for MSATAFASRPTAHATPGLSLTTQVAGQAELLPPAALALLVSLHRAIEPGRQQRLTQRRARQAAFDAGQLPDFRADTRAIRAGDWRVAALPAALQDRRVEITGPTDPKMVINALNSGAKVFMADFEDSTAPTWRNLLAGQRTLAAAVRGDLSFDAPNGKHYALRPEAERAVLILRPRGWHLDEKHVLIDGQPLAGGLFDAALFAFHNGRALLAKDRGPYLYLPKLQSMEEAALWETALAHIEAMLGLPHGQIKVTVLIETLPAVFEMDEILHALRDRIVGLNCGRWDYIFSYLKTFRAHRDRVLPERGQVTMTQPFLKAYSELLIKTCHRRGAHAMGGMAAQIPINHDEAANEQAMARVRADKLREVTAGHDGTWVAHPALIPVAMKLFDEHMPTAHQHHVLRNDVQVTRDMLIAPSAGTVTRAGFEGNVEVCVRYLAAWLEGNGCVPIHNLMEDAATAEISRAQLWQWLHHGQHLDDGTAIDQPLLQATLRALPARLGATPALPGAARIDQAIALLEELSRADELADFLTVPAYHLID
- a CDS encoding VOC family protein; translated protein: MHHSDQHHRIDYLEFAVTSIEVAKAFYGAAFDWTFQQYGPDYCEFRDGRLTGGFFHGTPQPGGALVVLASNDLAATQARIETAGGLITRPVLAFPGGRRFHFTDPHGYALAVWAQDAGDA
- a CDS encoding LysR family transcriptional regulator, whose product is MVPTPRFSYKSDRLKPLRAFCQTVRLGSVSRAAEALYVSQPAVTLQLQALERDLGVPLFERSGRRLAPSREGQLLYDMALPLVESLDGLEASFREKVRGLDTGELTIAANSSTILYLLPRIVENFRARHPDVRLTLHNAISADGTDLLREDAVDLAVGSMLDVPSDLNYAPVYCFEQLLITPPDHPLARKANVSLQDLSPYPLILPPRRQVTYRLVDLIFQQARVPYTVALEVGGWEVIKQYVAMGMGISIVTAICVTDADRDKLATRSLKEYFPTRSYGVVVRKGKYLSPQARAFIELIQPDLFTPRGYDESGDSER
- the aceA gene encoding isocitrate lyase, coding for MSTTLQSAEQLQQDWTTNPRWAGITRNYTAADVVRLRGTVHVEHSLARLGADKLWASLHATPFVNALGALTGNQAMQQVKAGLKAIYLSGWQVAADANLAGQMYPDQSLYPADSVPAVVKRINNTLLRADQLHHAEGNDAIDFLQPIVADAEAGFGGVLNAFELMKAMIEAGAAGVHFEDQLASVKKCGHMGGKVLVPTREAIEKLNAARLAADVLGVPTVLIARTDAEAADLITSDVDANDQPFTTGQRTVEGFFKTRNGLDQAISRGLAYAPYADLIWCETGKPDLEFARAFARAIHAKFPGKLLAYNCSPSFNWKKNLDDATIAKFQTELASYGYKFQFITLAGFHALNYGMFHLAHGYARRQMSAFVELQQAEFEAAQMGFTAVKHQREVGTGYFDAVTQAIQQGQSSTTALRGSTEEEQFHGEKAA
- a CDS encoding helix-turn-helix domain-containing protein, with the protein product MPPEIASRYAQLPPPPDLVTQLRCSWRYRQGAASAPVRVLPDGCVDLIWDGRALFVAGPDHTANMACVASGNVLTGVRLSAGAATGVLGVPLHQLADQRVALDALWGARGSHWQQRLREGGDALPTLHALCRLHSVPVDRQMAWIFAQLADHAELRVPALCAALGISERQLRRRCHVAFGYGPKTLQRILRLQRFLRLAGHYSTPTAAALEAGYGDAPHPVRDARQLASLSPRELVQQHAR
- a CDS encoding GGDEF domain-containing protein, which gives rise to MTCHNTSGAVEPTGSVAKTLSDGLHALMTADELAFFARFGRTRELPAGQALFERGAIGTQMFIVVSGQIDLDFGEDLMLKHLGPGEFFGELGLLIGDHARSAGASASMDSRLIELAHDDFQRLVDHDPSMVAHFLRRSIVRVVNNEQLLIRQLRRRNHDLEAALDNLYVTSHQLNHTEELSRTDELTGLHNRRGLALYLQECRRAGNVPGVGLILIDCDRFKRINDEFGHLAGDRVLQNVAHALRSVIAEGDLACRLGGDEFCVLVAQGTPELVHHIGECIVRAVEARLCNNQSEQGCSVSVGLCMIDAEAAWNDWYTLADSALYEAKRQGGNVLCMQDTLAVTTASLPGIAPEPDTR
- a CDS encoding putative peptide modification system cyclase, whose translation is MSARTHARKDASSEAIQAPRLRTLLLTDLCDSTALVERIGDNAAAALFREHDRLVVKLQQQWRGRLIDRSDGLLLLFDRPIDGLGFALDYARGLKAMSDAHTLTLCARQGLHVGEVLTWRNSDEAVSIGAKPLEVEGLAKPTAARLMSMARPGQILISAVAESLTHRAARELGERVERILWKSHGRWRFKGVPTPMEIYEVGEVGLTPLRIPKNSAKAWRDVPLWRRPAALVAEVCVVLAVGIAIWFFVRPQPAIAFANRDWVVVGDVRNLTGNTLLDSTLEQALRISLEQSRYVNVLSDMKVRDTVTRMQRDPNSLVIDRSIASEVALRDGASAVILPTVAEIGGKLRFSVELVDPRTQTTVHSEFVQGEGLQSALSSVDQITRKLRLGLGELVASVDKNSIPLPAVTTSSLDALRAYALGVDATAQAQWREGLELFDRAVAIDPTFALAYLGAARIKVAVSDRRGALPYLDNAIRYRSRLPERDQLYLDAWVAELRTVNKALPLWRTLASLYPDNFAGAANTSWHLFVANRFADALPYARAADVVQDPMRSIASDRVGRILLAQGMTAEALQQFERSGDGDLAGPLRRKANVLAVMGRYPDAQKALDQIVENGYANDDVVPLIDRTSIALDHADWKAARAAIAQGLARSEHADEFSHRQFLVIAASTSDIADGVSNVLPVLSSAFDQLIGEVKAAAPDDPNLQDNAAMLLILASQAQRHGNDGLTAPALAAVEPALVNESTVLARLRAIVDAQHLALVGKHEAALARLPVRDNDLFQTRAALYVLLQQEGRYAEALEQARWLSSHRGLAYIEANASQTLQPLNVVTARLAQLWAAESLQALGRTQEAREQVQAFTRAWPVSQLPAYLRSRVERILSDSKAKITV